From uncultured Treponema sp.:
AAAAATGATTTTCCACACAAAGTCTTCAACTGAAACAATTTCACTGGGAGAAAAAATCGGCTCACTTTTAAAGCCAGGCGACATTCTTGCAATGACTGGAACTCTCGCAGCCGGAAAAACTACAATCACAAAAGGAATCGCAAAATCCCTTGGAATTAAAGACAACATAACAAGTCCCACATTCTGCCTTGTAAGCGAATACGAAGGCGAAAAAATGCCCTTGTATCACATGGACGTTTACAGGCTTGAAGGCGAAGAAGATTTTGTAAACTTGGGCGTTGAAGACATGCTCTACGGAAACGGAGTCTGCATAATTGAATGGAGCGAAAAAGTAAAAAAAGAGCTTCCAAAAAAATCTATTCTTGTTGAAATCACACCGCAGGAAGACGGAAGCCGCCAAATAAAAATTGAAAACTGGAACAACGGAAAAATCGACTGGAACGAGGAATAAAATGAAAGCTCTTGCAATAGACTGCGCAGTTACAAAACTTTCTGTAGCCGCAAAAAATGAAAGCAACACAATAAAACTCACACTCGATGTTGGAATGAAGCAATCAGAAAAACTTCTTCCTGCAATTGATTATGTAATGAAAGAAGCCGGACTTTCTGCAAAAAATCTTGACTACACAGCCGTTACGCTTGGTCCTGGAAGCTTTACAGGGCTTAGGCTGGGACTTAGCGCGCTCAAGGCAATCACACTTTCAGACAATGTTCCGATTTATGGAATTCCTTCTTTGGAAGCATACTCTTGGCCGTATAAAAAAGCAATTGAAACAGTTCTTCCTGTAATAGAAGCAAAAGAAGATGAATTTTTTTATTCATTTTATATCCGCGGAGAAAAAATAAGAAACGAAGAAGATTCAGAAATTGAAGAAATCTTAAAGCAAATTGACGCGGAAAGTTCTGTTCTTGTTTGCGGACCTGGAGCAAAAACATTTGTCGAGCGGACAAACGAAATAACACCGCTGTATTCTCTTCATTGCTTTTGCCCGGAAAATGACTGCTGTGAAAGCCTTTTTGAAATTGCAGAAAAAATGATTGCGGAAAAGAAAGAGCCGTTAAAAGACTATGACGGTCCGCTGTATGTAAGAAAGAGCGAAGCTGAAATAGTCCTTGAATCAAAAAACAAAAACTAATATTTTTCTAGCAAAGAAATCAGCCAAAAAGTTTTCCGAGACGTTCCATTGAAATTTGGGAAGCAGCGGCTTTGTTTTCTGACTGGATTGCTTCAAAAACTTCCTGCCGGTAAACTTTTACATTACTAGGAGCTTCCACGCCGATTTTCACTTGGTCGCCTTTCACATCTATCAGCGTAATAACAATGTCGTCTCCAATGCGGATTTTTTGATCTATTTTTCTTGAAAGGATTAGCATTATTTTGCCTCCTTTCGTTTTAATGCTTCAAGAATGTTGTGCTTTGTTGTGTACTTTGAGCCGTCAAGAATAGCCTGCATGCACTGATGATTTTTCTTGTTGATTATAAGAGGTCCTTGAAAATTTGCAGTTACCGCGCTGCCATCATCAGGAACAGTTACAATTGTAAGAACCATTACATCAGCAGGATCTTTTATGCCGATTTTTAAAAGCTCACTGTCATCAATCTCAGCTTCATAGTCATCTGTAATTAAAAACGGATCAATTAAAAGAAACGCAAGATTTTTTTCCTGCAGCGACTGAAGCCACATAAGCGGTTCATACTCACTGTCCACAAGAGCAAAATCCGTATATTCTTCAAAGCCAAAAAGCCCGGAAGGTATAGAAATTAACCTATCGTTGGAAATTTCAACACAGCCTTTAGTTTTTGTTTCTACCAGCATAAAAAATCCTATGAATATTTTTAAATATTAAAATCCTAGCGCATATAATTGAGCAGTGTGCTTGAATACATTTTTCCGGCATTGCTCATTGTGGCTTGATTGACATATTCCATCATCTTTAAATCTGTTATGGCTTCTGTCAAATCAATATCGCCTTCTCTGCTTACAAGCTGAGTAACATTCACATTATTTGTCTTTGAACGTTCAACGTTATTCATTGCACGCTCATAGTCGCTTCCTGATTTTGCAAGGCGAGTTGTAAGATTATTGATTCCATAATCAAGAGTTCCGATTACGCGGCTTCCAATTGATTCCTGATCTCCCTTGAGCATAGAATCACGAAGAGCAATAACAGCGTCAAACAAAGAACCGCCGGAAACTTTCACAGCGGAAGTGTTCACATTGTAAGGCGGAAACTGGCTTGAATCTTCAATCATTCCCATGTCTGTCAATGCGCTGCCTGTTTTATCTTCCATCCAAACCTGATGAGAATCTGTAGTAGAAAGCGAAAGTCCTTGAGAAACAGGATCAATCGAAGCCTTTACCGCAATTCCAGAATTATTAATTTTTGCAGCAACAGCGTAAACATTGTCGCCGGATTTTATTGCAATATCCGCTCCATCAATGTTTATAACAGAATCTTCCAACGCCTGCCAAGAAGTCAAATCTCTTTGTCCTATAAGGTGCTGAGGTTCCGCCCAAAATGTTTTTGTTCCGCTGTTGTCAATCTGAAGATAAGCGTTTTCATCAACTTCGATTTTATTAATTCCGTTGTTTCCCTTGTAATTTACTTTTTCAATAAGAGCTTCATCAGAACCCGGAATATTTCCCAGCACAACATCAAAAGCCGCGCCCTTTGTTCTTGTTCCGGCAAAAAGAGTATTTCCGTCCGGACCTACAGCGTTTGCATTTTGAACCAATTCCTTTAAAAGCTCGTTGACTTCAACAGCCATATTTTTTAAGTCTTCTCCGGTATAAGTTCCGTTTGCGCCAGTAATGGCAAGTTCTCTGACACGATGCATAATCTGCAGATTCTGATTTATATATCCTTCCCTAACATTCATCTGATCCGCCAGAGTCTGCGCATTTTTTTCAAACTGATTCACACGTCCCAAGTAAGACTGATAGCGCACAAGATGTCCAGCCGCAATCGGATCATCACGAAGACTTCCGATTCTGCTTTGAGTTCCAATCTGACGGTTTTTGATTGCCTGATTCACTTCCTGTTTTCTAAGCTGGTACTGGGTATCTGTATTATTAAACTGTGAACTGATTCTATGCATATTCTACCTCGTTTCTAAAATAACTCAAACTCCAAGACGGTTAATCAACGTATCAAGAAGCTCGTCCTGCACTGAAATAAATTTTGCGGCAACATTATATCCATGCTGAAACTTTATTATATCAGCAAGCTCTTCATCAATGTTTACACCAGAAATGCTGTCGCGCAAATCTCTTAAGTCGCCCATTATTTTATTTTGAGTCGCAAGCTGATTTTGCGCCTGCTCGCCTTTTAACCCAACGTTGGTTATAGTGTCAGCAAAATAGTCATCAAATGTGCGCTGACTTCCAATCATTATTTTTGTATTTCTGATTGCAGCCATTTCTACAGCTGCTCTTCCGTCGCTAGGCTCTGCAAACCCTTGAGAATTTTTAAATGCGGCGGCAACACTTGAAACATCATTTTGAATAAGTCCATTTACTTCAATATATGCAGACGGATTCAAAACTGGAGAAACCGCAAACTGCGCTCCGTCAAGAACATCAACCGCATTCGCACGGTTAAAGTCATAGGCATTGGCTTCTCCGCTTCCCTGCAAAATTCCAGAATACCCCGTAAGGAACATTCCAGAATCTTCAACATGGCGAATAACAAAATCAGGATTTTCCATTCCACTAGAAGAAGTTGCTTTTAAAACAAGACAACTGTTTCTGTCAAGATAAGCCTTTACCTCTCCGTTAGAATCATTGATTCTATTGATAACATCTTCAACTGTGTCTGTTGAAAAATAAGCGACATCAATATTTCCGCTTGCGCCGTTAATTGTCATTGTTCCAGAAAGACCAATCTGCTCCTGCGGCTTAAGCGCATTTGTTCCTGTCATGCGGAAAATATACGAAGTGTCTTCTACGCCATCGCCATTTCTGTCGTAGTTTCCGTTTACGTTTTCTACAAAATCATGCTGAACAAAAAAGTCCAAGCCTGTTACATTGTTTTTTCCAATGGCATTTCTGTGAACGTCATTCACCAAGTCTGCAAAGTTAAGAGCCATTGTATTCAAAGACTGAATTTCACTGCGGATGTCCTTGTCGCGAAGCTCCACCAAAGCTCCGAGTGTTCCGCCGTGAAACTCTGCGTCAAGCTTTGTATCAGACCACATAAGTTTTCCGTAGCCGTTATTGTCAAGCTGACCAACAGTTTCTATCTGGCGCGCAAGGCTTCCCTGAACAATAATTTGTCCGTCTGTGTGAACCATAAATTCATCAGGATCTTTTTGAGTTACAGTAACGTTAATGAGAGATGAAAGTTTTTCAACAAGCAAATCGCGGCGGTCCATAAGATCATTTGGATTATCTCCAAGACCTTTGCTTCTTACAATTTCACCATTGACAGAAGCAATCTGGCGCGAAAGATCATTCACTTGCTTTACAACCGCTTCAATGTCGCCGTTTATCTGGTCGCCGATTCCACGCAAACTTTTGTACTGCTGCTGAATTGAATTTGTCAAAGTCTGTCCGCGCACAACAAGTGCAAGACGAGCCGCATCACTTTCAGGATAAGTAGAAAGCTCTTGCCAGCCCTGCCAGAACTTGTCCATGTTTGTTCTTACAGAAACATCATTAGGCTCATTGTAAACAGATTCAATCATTGAATAATATTTGTCGCGTGTCTCCCAGTAAGACTCGACATTTTTCTGGTCAACAATGCGGCTTTCCAAAAGCTCATCTTTTATTCTATTTATACTTTCAACATCGCAGCCTTGTCCTATCTGACCTGGAATCATTGCGCGCTCCAAGTCCGGGCGGTAAATCGGTTCAAAAGATTTTACAATGACACGCTGCCTAGAATAGCCTTCTGTATCCGCATTTGAAATATTGTGGCCGGCAGTCTGAATCTGAGTTGAATGAGCCATAAGGCTTCTTTTTCCAATTTCTATTCCTGCAAAAGAATTCGCCATAATTCCACGCTCCTTAAATGCTTCTGTTTACAACAATGCTCTGCGCATAATTTTTTCTCATTGTGCCGTTCGGAGAATAAATTTCATTTCTCTGCTGAGATGCGCACTGATCCATGACTTCTGAAATAAATTTCTTTGTCGCGCTCACATATTTTGCAAGCGCATCATTTTCAACTTTGCTTCTCGAAAGTTTTGTTTTTACGCGGAGGAAAACATCCTTTACTTCAGGATGAAAATAAATATTTTCTGAAACAGACGCGATTTTTTCGCGGAACTTGTCAATCTTGGAAAATTCGCTGCCAAGCTCGTTGATATTCAGGACATATTCTTCAAGACCTGCCCAGCTGCGCTTTACAACGCACTCGTGAATTTTATTCTGCTCCATAAGCATAGAATCAAGAATGCGTTCCTGCTCATTAAGCACACTGATTAATTCAATCTCTTTTTCTTCCGCCATAAATTTTTCCTTCAAAAAGAAAGTTTCTATTTAATTTTCGGAATATAAAGATTTTTGTTTAGAGAAAAATTTAGAAGTTTGAATACTGATACTTTTGTGTCATTATCGGGCTTGACCCGATAATCTGTTAAAAATTTCCAGCAGATTTCTGTATCTTAGTAGCACAGAAAGTAAAATTATCTTTGACCGGAAAGCTCAATGTAAATCTGGTCAGCAAGACCCAAAGAAGCATTTTTTGTAATCGATTCCGCCATATTATCATACATCATGTCGTCGTACATTTTACGGGCGTACTCGTTGTCTTTTCCGGCGAGATTTGTTTTTTGAATTGTATTGCGCATTGACGAAAGCATCATTTTGACCATGTAGTTTTCCATTTCCATGGACTGCGCATAAAGCTCGGAAGTCTTGTCAATTACGGGAATTTTTCCGCTTGAAGTTTTTGAGTTTGCGGCGAATCCCTGCGGACGGGCGGACTTGTCAGAATCCGAAGTGAACGCTCCGTAGAATCCCTGAGTGTAATCTCCGTTCAGGCGATGGTTCTTGGCAATCTGGCTTGAAGAAATTCCAGACAAAGATGCTCCTTCAGAAATTCCCAAGGCAGTTTTATTTTGCATTTCCTTTACGAGCGAAGAAAATTTTTTTGCCTCATTTTGAAGAACAGCAGAGTCGATTGCATTGCTTCCGTTAGACAAAGTGCCTGTAATTCCAGTTCCAGAAATTCCGTTTACCGCCATGATTTCACCTTATTTATATTTTCGGCATTTTGCATTCAAGATTTTACAAGATTTTCTGCGATAGATTTTCAGTAAAAAAAAAAGCCTGCAACTGGATTTTTTCCAATGCAGGCTGATTTAGGCTGAGTCAAGGTCTTGAGCGCAAGCGTACCTTGACCAGACGTATTTCTAACTATTCAGTTTAACGTTTAAGTCCGGCGGCAGTCTGAAGCATATTGTCGCTAGTCTGAATTGCCTTTGAGTTGAACTCATAAGCGCGCTGGGCAACAATCATCTGAACCATTTCATTTACAACAGAAACGTTGCTCATTTCAAGGAACTTATGCTTTGTAATTCCCATTCCGTCAATTCCAGGACGTCCGGCGATTGGCTCTCCAGAAGCGTTTGTAACTTTGTAAAGATTGTCGCCTGTATTTTCAAGTCCGACTGCATTCGGAAATCTGTAAAGCTCAAGCTGGCCGACTTCAACAGGCTCAAGCTCGCCGTTTACTTTTACGTTTACTCTTCCGCCATCAGAAATAGAAAGTGTCTCAAGCTGAAATCCTTCCGGCATAATTATTTCTGGCATTACACGAAGTCCGTTTGCCGTTACAAGCTGACCAGTTGAATCAACCTTGAACGAACCGTCTCTTGTGTACGCCCAGCTTCCGTCGTACTGCTGAACTCTAAAAAATCCGTCGCCGACAACCGCAACATCTGTGTCAACTCCGGTCGCCTGCAAAGAGCCTTGTGTCATAATGCGCTGTGTTGCCCCGACTTTTACACCGCTTCCCATCTGATGTCCAACAGGAGTTACAGTGTCTTCTGTAGCCGGAGTTCCTGCAAGCTTTACATTCTGATAAAGAAGGTCTTCAAATTCAGCGCGGTGCTGCTTAAATCCGGTTGTATTTACGTTAGAAAGGTTGTTTGAGATTGTGTCTATATTCATCTGCTGGCCGTTCATTCCTGTAGCGGCATTCCATAAACTTCTTACCATTTTCTATTCCCTCTTATTAGCGGTTTACAGTAACAACTTTAGACCAAAGCGTATCCATCATGCTATCTTCTGTCTGAACTGATTTCTGGTTCGCCTCGTAAGCGCGGTTTACTTCTATCATCTGAACCATTTCGTTTACAACATTCACGTTGCTTGCTTCTGTATATCCTTGCAAAAGCCGCGGACGCTCATCACCTTCCGCAATGTACGCATCTCCTGAAATTTCATTTGAATTCCAAAGCGAAGAGCCTTGTTTTTTTATGAAACGCTCGTTTTCAAAGCGGACAACTTTTATTCTGTCAACAAGCTCGTTGTCTTCATTTGTATAAATCATTCCGTCCTGATTTACAAAAAATTTATCGTTAGGAACATGAATTGCTCCGTTTTCACCAAGAACAGGATAACCTTCCTTTGTCAAAAGAATTCCTTCTTTTCCAAGGTGAAAATTTCCGTTGCGTGTATAGCGTTCGCCAGCCGGAGTCTGAACTGCAAAAAATCCCTCTCCGCCCAAAGCCATGTCTGTCTTAGTGTCTGTCGATTTAAAAGAGCCTTGAGTAAAATCTGTGTAAAGCTCATTTGTTTCAACGCCAAGCCCGATTGAACCGATTATAGGAGCCGCATCCGCAGAACCGAACGGTGTTTTGTACACGCCATCTGCCGCAGTTCTTCTAAGCAAAAGCTCGCTGAATTCCTTGTTTACAGGAATTTCTTTTTTAAAGCCTGTCGTGTCTACATTCGCAAGATTGTTCGAAATTGTGTCCAGCCTGTTCTGCTGAGCGTTCATTCCGCTTGCTCCGATATACCAGCCTCTAATCATAACATAACCTCAATTAGTTTATCGGAATCCGAATAAAAAAGTTAAGCTAAATCAGTTTGCCGAAAACATCGCGCATTTTAAACAAAATTTTTCTTGTTTTTTGAAGAATTGCAGTTTATACTTTATTCATTCTACTTAAACTTTTTACGAGATTATAAAAATGTACAGTCCACGTTTTGCCGCAATGATTTTAATTTTTTTTGCTACGCTGATTTGCTTCGTAATAGCTCTTCTTCTGCTGATTCTGCATAAAAAAAGCTACATGATTGAACATGACAACATAACAGGGCTTCCCGCATACAGCCAGTTTGAAACCGATGCAAAAAAGCTTCTGAAAAATGCGCTTCCAAACGAATACATGATTCTTTCGCTTAATGCGGACAACTTTAGAATCATAAACGACACTTACGGAATTCTCTGCGGAAATGAAATTCTAAAGCTTCTTGGAAAACATTTTGCCTCCCAATGCGGAAAAAATGAATTTGTGTGCAGGTTTTACGCAGACAATTTTGTTTTCCTTATAAAAAACATGGAATTTTTCTGGGACATAGAAGAGCGCGTCTACAACATGACAAATGTGGACAATATCGTAAAAAATTATCTTCCTCCAAAATACCAGTTTACATTCAGCGCAAGCATTTACCGCATAGAAAATCCGCTAGACGACATAGAATCCATGATAGACAAGGCGAATCTAGCCCAAAAACTCTACAAAAACAATTTTGCAACCCACAGAGTAATCGAATATACAAGCGAGCTGAAAGATTCCCACAACTGGAACAGAGAAATAACGCTTTCTATGGAAGAAGCTTTTGAAAACAAGGAATTTGAAGTTTTTTACCAGCCAAAGTTCAAGTTTGAGGACGAAACTGTAATCGGCGCTGAAGCTCTTATAAGATGGAACAATCCACGCAAAGGTTTTCTTTCGCCTGCAAAATTCATTCCGCTTTTTGAAGACAACGGTTTTATAGAAAAAATCGATAAATTTGTTCTGAACAGAGTCTGCCTTTTCCTTGAAGAATGGAACAAAACTCCAGAAAGCAAAAGCCAGCCGCTTACAATTTCATTTAATTTAAGCCGCTACAATCTTTACAACCCGAATTTAATCAGCGAGCTGAAGCAAATTTCACGTAGCTACGACATCGGCGACAACAAAATAGAAGTCGAGCTTACAGAAAGAATCATGATAGACAATCCGAGCCGCCTTATAAAAATAATGAGCGAAATAAAAAAAGCCGGATTTTCTGTTTCCGTAGATGATTTTGGCGCAGGATATTCTTCGCTGAACCTTTTAAAGAATATGCCGGCTGATGTAATAAAGCTGGACAAGGAATTTCTTTCGTCCCAAGAAGAAAACAAAAATCAAAAGGAAAGAATTATCATAACTTCTGTAATTGAAATGGCGAAAAAGCTCAACATAACAACGGTTGCCGAAGGAGTCGAAACAAAAGACCAGTGCGAAATGCTGAAAACAAGCGGCTGCGACATCGCCCAGGGATTCTACTACGCCAAGCCGATGCAGGAAAAACTGTTCAAGGAATTTCTTGGAATGAAAGAAAAGCAGACTGTTTAACTTTTTGCGGAATCAGCTAAAAAAAATGATTTTTTTGGAAGTTTCGTATAATAAAATCAAGATATTTTGTTGCAAAATTCAGAAAGTGATTTATAATATTTGAAAGAATATTTCAAAAAATTTGGGTGCGAATCTCAATTTTTAACAAGCGGAGGAATTTAATAATATGGCTTTGAAAAACAAAGAAGAACCAAGAGTTCTTGCAATCATTTTGGGCGGAGGAAAAGGAACAAGGCTCTACCCTCTTACAAAAGAAAGATCCAAACCAGCGGTTCCTTTTGGCGGAAAATATAGAATTGTTGATATTCCTATTTCAAACTGCATCAACTCTGGCTACAAAAAAATCTATCTTTTGACACAGTTCAACTCTGCATCGCTCCACCTTCACATAAACAATTCCTACAATTTCGACCGCTTTTCAGACGGATTTGTAGAAATTCTTGCGGCGGAACAGACTCTTGAGCATTCAGGCTGGTATGAAGGAACTGCTGACGCAGTGCGCAAAAATTTCGGGCATTTTAGAGTTCAGCGTCCGACACATTACATAATCCTTTCAGGCGACCAGCTTTACAAGATGAACCTCAAGGATTTTATGAACAAGCACATTGAAAGCGGCGCGGAAATCACAATCGCAGCAAAAGCCGTAAACCGCCGTGATGCTTCTGGATTTGGAATCATGCAGGTTGACGACACAAACCGCATTACAGCTTTCATGGAAAAACCAGCCGCAGACATGAACATTGACGCCTGGAAAATCCCAGAAAAATCAAGAGGAGACCTTCCTGCAAGCCTTGAATATCTGGCTTCAATGGGAATTTACATTTTCAACGCTTCAACAATGGAAGAGCTTTTAAGCAATGACAAAACTGACTTTGGAAAAGAAATTATTCCAATGGCAATAAAGTCAAAGCAGGTCAATAGCTACATTTTCAACGACTACTGGGAAGACATCGGAACAATCCGCTCATTCTATGAAGCCACATTGGATCTTACAAATCCTGTTCCAAATTTCAACCTTTACGAAGAAGACAAGCCGATTTACACACAAATGCGCAATCTTCCGCCAAGCAAAATCAACAACGCAAACATGACTGCGACACTTGCAAGCGAAGGCTGCGTAATCGAATATTCACGCGTGCAAAAATCTGTAATAGGAATCCGCTCAATAATTAATGAAGGCTGCGACCTGAACGGCGTTGTAATGATGGGCGCGGACTTCTACGAAAGCGAAGAGGACAAGGCTGAAAACAAAAAGAAGAAAATTCCAGATCTTGGAATCGGAAAGAACTGCAAAATCAACAAAGCAATCATTGATAAAAATGCCCACATTGGAAACAACTGCTGCATAAACATCAATGGAAAAACTTATGAAGATGGAGACCACGGTTTGTTCTATAGTTCAGACGGAATCATCGTTATCAGAAAAGGCGCAGTTATTCCAGACGGAACAGTAATTTAAAAAAAAGAAGGCTGTCATTGGACAGCCCCACTTTATATTGCACGGGATTTTATAAAGAAAGTGCCAAAATTGCACAAAAACATCTTTATAAAACCGTGCTTTTTTTATTCTTCAGACAAACCGCCCGGATTCATTGACGCAAGGAAAGCTTCATTGTCCTTTGTCTTCCGCATCTTGTCGCGGATAAGCTCAAGCATATCGGCATCATCCATAGGATTAAGAACTTTGCGAAGAATCCACATACGCTGAAGTTCAGCTTCAGAAAGCAAAAGCTCTTCTTTTCTTGTGCCTGATTTTTTAATGTTAATTGCCGGAAACAATCTGCGCTCAGCAAGTTTTCTGTCAAGATCGATTTCGCTGTTGCCAGTTCCCTTGAACTCTTCAAAAATAACTTCATCCATGCGACTTCCAGTTTCAATGAGCGAAGTTGAAATTATTGTAAGAGAACCGCCCTCTTCCACATTTCTAGCCGCGCCAAAAAATCTCTTTGGCTTATGAAGCGCATTCGAATCAACACCGCCGGAAAGAACTTTTCCAGAAGTCGGAACAGTCTGGTTGTATGCGCGGGCAAGACGAGTTATAGAATCAAGGAAAATGACAACATCGCGCTTATGCTCAACAAGGCGTTTTGCTTTTTCCAAAACCATTTCAGCAACCTGAACATGGCGAGTCGCCTGCTCATCAAAAGTTGAAGAAATAACTTCCGCATGAATAGAACGCTCCATTTCCGTAACTTCTTCCGGACGCTCGTCAATAAGAAGTACAATCAAGTAAACTTCCGGATTATTTACAGTTATGGCATTTGCAATTTTCTGCATCAGCGTTGTTTTTCCGGCCTTTGGAGGAGCAACAATCAAAAGACGCTGGCCTTTTCCAATCGGAACAAAAAGATCAACAATGCGTGTGCTAAGTTCTGTTGAAACTGTTTCAAGCCGAAGTTTTTCGTTAGGATAAAGCGGCGTAAGGTTTTCAAAAGGAACACGAGTCTGCGCAACATAAGGATCTTCAAAATTCACAGTTTCAATGCGTAAAAGCGCAAAGAATTTTTCGCCTTCTTTTGGACTTCTTGTCTGGCCGTAAATCGTGTCGCCAGTTTTCAAGTTGAACAAGCGGATTTGGCTTGGCGAAATATAAATGTCATCAGGTCCAGGAAGATAAGAGTTCTGCGGACTTCTAAGAAAGCCATAGCCGTCAGGAAGAATTTCCAAAGCACCGGAAGCAAAAATAATTCCGCCGTGTTCCGTATGCGCGCGTAAAATAGAAAAAATCAAATCCTGCTTTTTCATAGGAGCCATTTCATCAGCAGAAATTCCGTACTGAACGCCAAGCTCTCTAAGTTCCGGCATACTTTTTTTTGTAAGGTCATTAATCAAAAGACGCGGCTTTGATTCATATTCCTCTGGATTTTCAATTTTCTGGGCAGCCTGAACAGCCTCTAGCCTAGCCTGAAGATTTTTCTCATAGTTTGTGTTGTTATAACGGTTATTGTTGTAGCGGCGGTTTCCGTAGCGGTTGTTGCCGTTCCATCTTCTATTGTCATAACGCTGGCGAGGCACATAATGCTCTTCATGCGCTGAATCTGAATTCGATTCTGAAACTTCATGGTGTGATTGAGTTTGCGGCTCTGA
This genomic window contains:
- the tsaE gene encoding tRNA (adenosine(37)-N6)-threonylcarbamoyltransferase complex ATPase subunit type 1 TsaE, producing the protein MIFHTKSSTETISLGEKIGSLLKPGDILAMTGTLAAGKTTITKGIAKSLGIKDNITSPTFCLVSEYEGEKMPLYHMDVYRLEGEEDFVNLGVEDMLYGNGVCIIEWSEKVKKELPKKSILVEITPQEDGSRQIKIENWNNGKIDWNEE
- the tsaB gene encoding tRNA (adenosine(37)-N6)-threonylcarbamoyltransferase complex dimerization subunit type 1 TsaB; its protein translation is MKALAIDCAVTKLSVAAKNESNTIKLTLDVGMKQSEKLLPAIDYVMKEAGLSAKNLDYTAVTLGPGSFTGLRLGLSALKAITLSDNVPIYGIPSLEAYSWPYKKAIETVLPVIEAKEDEFFYSFYIRGEKIRNEEDSEIEEILKQIDAESSVLVCGPGAKTFVERTNEITPLYSLHCFCPENDCCESLFEIAEKMIAEKKEPLKDYDGPLYVRKSEAEIVLESKNKN
- the csrA gene encoding carbon storage regulator CsrA: MLILSRKIDQKIRIGDDIVITLIDVKGDQVKIGVEAPSNVKVYRQEVFEAIQSENKAAASQISMERLGKLFG
- the fliW gene encoding flagellar assembly protein FliW — translated: MLVETKTKGCVEISNDRLISIPSGLFGFEEYTDFALVDSEYEPLMWLQSLQEKNLAFLLIDPFLITDDYEAEIDDSELLKIGIKDPADVMVLTIVTVPDDGSAVTANFQGPLIINKKNHQCMQAILDGSKYTTKHNILEALKRKEAK
- a CDS encoding flagellar hook-associated protein 3, with protein sequence MHRISSQFNNTDTQYQLRKQEVNQAIKNRQIGTQSRIGSLRDDPIAAGHLVRYQSYLGRVNQFEKNAQTLADQMNVREGYINQNLQIMHRVRELAITGANGTYTGEDLKNMAVEVNELLKELVQNANAVGPDGNTLFAGTRTKGAAFDVVLGNIPGSDEALIEKVNYKGNNGINKIEVDENAYLQIDNSGTKTFWAEPQHLIGQRDLTSWQALEDSVINIDGADIAIKSGDNVYAVAAKINNSGIAVKASIDPVSQGLSLSTTDSHQVWMEDKTGSALTDMGMIEDSSQFPPYNVNTSAVKVSGGSLFDAVIALRDSMLKGDQESIGSRVIGTLDYGINNLTTRLAKSGSDYERAMNNVERSKTNNVNVTQLVSREGDIDLTEAITDLKMMEYVNQATMSNAGKMYSSTLLNYMR
- the flgK gene encoding flagellar hook-associated protein FlgK, which codes for MANSFAGIEIGKRSLMAHSTQIQTAGHNISNADTEGYSRQRVIVKSFEPIYRPDLERAMIPGQIGQGCDVESINRIKDELLESRIVDQKNVESYWETRDKYYSMIESVYNEPNDVSVRTNMDKFWQGWQELSTYPESDAARLALVVRGQTLTNSIQQQYKSLRGIGDQINGDIEAVVKQVNDLSRQIASVNGEIVRSKGLGDNPNDLMDRRDLLVEKLSSLINVTVTQKDPDEFMVHTDGQIIVQGSLARQIETVGQLDNNGYGKLMWSDTKLDAEFHGGTLGALVELRDKDIRSEIQSLNTMALNFADLVNDVHRNAIGKNNVTGLDFFVQHDFVENVNGNYDRNGDGVEDTSYIFRMTGTNALKPQEQIGLSGTMTINGASGNIDVAYFSTDTVEDVINRINDSNGEVKAYLDRNSCLVLKATSSSGMENPDFVIRHVEDSGMFLTGYSGILQGSGEANAYDFNRANAVDVLDGAQFAVSPVLNPSAYIEVNGLIQNDVSSVAAAFKNSQGFAEPSDGRAAVEMAAIRNTKIMIGSQRTFDDYFADTITNVGLKGEQAQNQLATQNKIMGDLRDLRDSISGVNIDEELADIIKFQHGYNVAAKFISVQDELLDTLINRLGV
- a CDS encoding rod-binding protein, which produces MAVNGISGTGITGTLSNGSNAIDSAVLQNEAKKFSSLVKEMQNKTALGISEGASLSGISSSQIAKNHRLNGDYTQGFYGAFTSDSDKSARPQGFAANSKTSSGKIPVIDKTSELYAQSMEMENYMVKMMLSSMRNTIQKTNLAGKDNEYARKMYDDMMYDNMAESITKNASLGLADQIYIELSGQR
- the flgG gene encoding flagellar basal-body rod protein FlgG; the protein is MVRSLWNAATGMNGQQMNIDTISNNLSNVNTTGFKQHRAEFEDLLYQNVKLAGTPATEDTVTPVGHQMGSGVKVGATQRIMTQGSLQATGVDTDVAVVGDGFFRVQQYDGSWAYTRDGSFKVDSTGQLVTANGLRVMPEIIMPEGFQLETLSISDGGRVNVKVNGELEPVEVGQLELYRFPNAVGLENTGDNLYKVTNASGEPIAGRPGIDGMGITKHKFLEMSNVSVVNEMVQMIVAQRAYEFNSKAIQTSDNMLQTAAGLKR
- the flgF gene encoding flagellar basal-body rod protein FlgF, whose translation is MIRGWYIGASGMNAQQNRLDTISNNLANVDTTGFKKEIPVNKEFSELLLRRTAADGVYKTPFGSADAAPIIGSIGLGVETNELYTDFTQGSFKSTDTKTDMALGGEGFFAVQTPAGERYTRNGNFHLGKEGILLTKEGYPVLGENGAIHVPNDKFFVNQDGMIYTNEDNELVDRIKVVRFENERFIKKQGSSLWNSNEISGDAYIAEGDERPRLLQGYTEASNVNVVNEMVQMIEVNRAYEANQKSVQTEDSMMDTLWSKVVTVNR